The proteins below are encoded in one region of Paenibacillus albus:
- a CDS encoding NADH-quinone oxidoreductase subunit D, translated as MIRTEELLLNVGPQHPSTHGVFRIIVKLDGEVITEATPVMGYLHRGTEKLAEDLNYTQIIPYTDRMDYVSAMTTNYVLCHGVEKMMGLEVPERAEFMRLIVMELQRIASHLVWWGTYLLDIGAMSPFLFAFRDREIIINLFNELCGARLTYNYMRVGGVKWDAPVGWIDKVREFIPYMEGKLLEYNNLVSGNEIFLARIKNIGAYDAQTAIDYGLSGANLRSTGVDWDLRKAKPYSLYDRFEFDVPLGKNGDCYDRYLIRLEEIRQSLRILKQAVEQFPSSGDVMGKVPRVIRPPAGELYVGIESPRGEIGVHIVSKGKAEPYRLKFRRPSFVNLQILPKLLVGETMTNLITILGGIDIVVGEVDC; from the coding sequence GTGATTCGTACAGAAGAACTGCTGCTTAACGTCGGCCCGCAGCATCCCAGCACGCATGGCGTTTTTCGCATTATCGTCAAGCTTGACGGTGAAGTGATAACGGAAGCGACTCCGGTTATGGGCTATTTGCACCGGGGAACAGAGAAGCTTGCGGAGGATTTGAACTATACACAAATTATTCCTTATACCGACCGGATGGATTATGTGTCGGCGATGACGACGAACTACGTGCTCTGCCACGGCGTGGAGAAGATGATGGGGCTTGAAGTGCCTGAGCGCGCCGAGTTCATGCGGCTTATCGTCATGGAGCTGCAGCGCATAGCCAGCCACTTGGTATGGTGGGGAACGTACCTGCTTGATATCGGCGCGATGAGCCCGTTTCTGTTCGCGTTCCGCGATCGCGAGATTATAATCAACCTGTTCAACGAGCTGTGCGGCGCCCGCCTGACTTACAACTATATGCGGGTTGGCGGCGTGAAGTGGGATGCGCCCGTCGGCTGGATTGATAAAGTGCGCGAGTTCATTCCTTATATGGAAGGCAAGCTGCTCGAGTACAACAATTTGGTCAGCGGCAACGAAATCTTCCTTGCGCGGATCAAGAACATCGGCGCTTATGATGCGCAGACCGCAATCGATTATGGCTTATCCGGTGCCAATCTCCGCTCAACAGGCGTGGACTGGGACCTTCGCAAAGCGAAGCCATACAGCTTATATGATCGCTTTGAGTTCGATGTGCCGCTCGGCAAGAACGGCGATTGCTATGACCGCTACCTGATCCGGCTCGAAGAGATTCGCCAGTCGCTTCGCATCTTGAAGCAGGCGGTGGAGCAGTTCCCGTCCTCCGGCGACGTGATGGGCAAAGTACCCCGCGTCATTCGTCCGCCGGCAGGCGAGCTCTATGTAGGAATCGAATCGCCGCGCGGCGAGATTGGCGTCCATATCGTTTCGAAGGGCAAAGCGGAGCCGTACCGGCTGAAGTTCCGCCGACCGTCGTTCGTGAATCTGCAAATTCTGCCGAAGCTGCTCGTTGGGGAGACAATGACGAACCTCATTACCATTTTGGGCGGCATCGATATTGTCGTCGGGGAGGTTGACTGCTAA
- the nuoH gene encoding NADH-quinone oxidoreductase subunit NuoH has translation MGSWLDETLTWGHALIFFLWGVILLGIVLGFVTYAIFFERKVIGWMQYRIGPNRVGPWGLLQSVADIAKLLMKEDTIPRKADRALFILAPALAYVPAFAVLAVIPYTQKLYFADINVGLLYYVALSGISTIAIVLGGWSSNNKYALLGGMRSAAQMISYEVPLVISVVGVIMMSGSLNLRTIAEGQGDWFWQWNFIPQIIGFIVFIIAAVSELNRTPFDLPEAESELVAGYHVEYSGFRFAFFMLTEYVYVYAIAALTTVLFLGGWHAPFPFLDWVPGIIWFLLKFSFIVFFLFWIRATLPRIRIDQLMGLGWKVLLPVAILNVFLTAVYMELFVK, from the coding sequence ATGGGGTCCTGGCTCGATGAAACGTTAACTTGGGGTCATGCGCTGATTTTCTTCCTATGGGGCGTCATCCTGCTTGGTATCGTATTAGGCTTCGTAACGTACGCGATCTTCTTCGAACGTAAAGTCATCGGCTGGATGCAGTACCGGATCGGCCCGAACCGGGTTGGACCTTGGGGATTATTGCAATCCGTCGCCGATATTGCCAAGCTGCTCATGAAGGAAGATACGATTCCTCGCAAAGCAGACAGAGCGCTGTTCATCTTGGCTCCGGCGCTTGCATACGTACCTGCATTTGCTGTTCTGGCCGTAATTCCTTATACGCAGAAGCTGTATTTTGCCGATATCAACGTTGGACTTCTCTACTACGTCGCGCTCTCGGGCATTTCGACGATTGCGATCGTTCTTGGCGGCTGGTCGTCCAACAACAAATACGCGCTTCTCGGCGGTATGCGCTCTGCCGCGCAGATGATCAGCTATGAAGTGCCGCTTGTCATCTCCGTCGTCGGCGTCATTATGATGTCTGGCTCCCTTAATCTGCGCACCATTGCGGAGGGGCAAGGCGACTGGTTCTGGCAGTGGAATTTCATTCCGCAAATCATCGGGTTTATCGTATTCATTATCGCGGCCGTATCGGAGCTGAACCGGACGCCGTTCGACTTGCCGGAGGCGGAATCGGAGCTTGTTGCCGGCTATCACGTCGAGTACAGCGGCTTCCGATTCGCGTTCTTCATGCTGACGGAGTATGTATATGTGTACGCGATTGCGGCACTGACGACCGTGCTGTTCCTCGGCGGCTGGCATGCACCGTTTCCGTTCCTGGACTGGGTGCCAGGCATTATCTGGTTCCTGCTCAAGTTCTCCTTTATCGTGTTCTTCCTGTTCTGGATCAGGGCGACTTTGCCGCGTATCCGAATCGATCAGCTGATGGGGCTTGGCTGGAAGGTACTGCTTCCGGTTGCGATCTTGAATGTGTTTCTTACAGCGGTTTACATGGAGCTGTTCGTGAAATAA
- a CDS encoding NuoB/complex I 20 kDa subunit family protein: MEFNLESITPEERQELERNVFMGTLEQLKAWARSNSLWPLTFGLACCAIEMMGTGASHYDLDRFGVMFRTSPRQSDVMIVAGTVTKKMGPLLRRLYDQMPEPKWVIAMGSCATAGGPYVRSYAVMKGVDQIVPVDVYIPGCPPNPAALIYGINKLQEKIRYEAKTGKRVTNR, from the coding sequence ATGGAATTCAATTTAGAGTCGATTACCCCTGAAGAGAGACAAGAGCTGGAACGCAATGTGTTTATGGGCACGCTGGAGCAGCTGAAGGCTTGGGCGCGCAGCAACTCGCTGTGGCCGCTAACCTTTGGACTTGCCTGCTGTGCCATCGAGATGATGGGAACAGGCGCATCGCATTATGACTTGGACCGTTTCGGCGTTATGTTCCGTACTTCGCCGCGCCAATCGGACGTTATGATTGTAGCTGGTACGGTCACCAAGAAGATGGGACCGCTGCTTCGTCGTCTCTATGATCAGATGCCTGAGCCCAAATGGGTCATTGCAATGGGCTCTTGCGCTACCGCAGGCGGGCCTTATGTTCGTTCATACGCAGTTATGAAGGGCGTCGATCAGATCGTGCCCGTCGATGTATATATTCCGGGCTGCCCGCCGAACCCGGCCGCACTTATCTATGGCATTAATAAGCTTCAGGAGAAAATTCGCTACGAGGCGAAGACCGGGAAGCGGGTGACCAACCGATGA
- a CDS encoding NADH-quinone oxidoreductase subunit A has product MEAKIVEKYINNYVIVAIFILLGILLPVVALAFGRLLRPNKPNEEKKTTYESGNEPVGEGQVRFNVRYYLFALMFVIFDVETVFLYPWAVAYKQLGLFVLVEMAIFTGLLLIGLLYAWKKKVLKWNSI; this is encoded by the coding sequence ATGGAGGCGAAAATAGTGGAGAAGTACATCAACAATTACGTTATTGTGGCCATCTTCATTCTGCTCGGTATTCTGCTTCCCGTGGTCGCACTGGCCTTTGGGCGACTATTGCGCCCAAACAAACCGAATGAAGAGAAGAAGACGACTTACGAGAGCGGGAATGAGCCGGTAGGGGAGGGTCAAGTCCGGTTTAATGTGCGCTATTATCTGTTTGCGCTCATGTTCGTAATCTTCGATGTAGAAACCGTTTTCTTATATCCGTGGGCCGTTGCGTATAAGCAGCTCGGCTTATTTGTGCTTGTCGAGATGGCGATTTTTACGGGATTATTGTTAATTGGATTACTCTACGCCTGGAAGAAGAAGGTGCTCAAATGGAATTCAATTTAG
- a CDS encoding NADH-quinone oxidoreductase subunit C has product MSDEKEKEQSAEQPKSEEGSRDEAGEVKAAAGGEVPKDAEPPAAAEVGEAPSAPAAEQASEPAPAAGAAETAQVSSVPSSEATPAADAAPAPAGDPEREAKLKAAAEARAARAAAKAAAEGGGETPAAAPAAGAGGAEDPEKAAKIAAAAEARAARAAAKAAAEGGEAAPAEPKAPSPKQPQLDEVAALIRASVAEDAIEEAYINELNDHMPMLVIRADRLIETSRLLKSHDAQSFTYLRNVSGVDYETHLEVVYHLVSLTTKNELAVKVKTNREQPEIPSVVPIWDTANWNEREIYDLLGIDFPGHPDLRRIMMPDDWVGYPLRKDYVPLDPEV; this is encoded by the coding sequence ATGAGCGACGAGAAGGAGAAGGAGCAGTCCGCAGAGCAGCCGAAGAGCGAGGAAGGCAGTCGCGATGAAGCCGGTGAGGTGAAGGCTGCTGCGGGCGGGGAAGTACCGAAGGACGCAGAGCCACCCGCGGCAGCGGAGGTAGGCGAAGCGCCAAGTGCGCCGGCAGCGGAGCAAGCAAGCGAGCCTGCGCCCGCGGCTGGAGCCGCAGAGACGGCGCAAGTGAGCAGCGTGCCTAGCAGCGAAGCGACGCCCGCAGCCGATGCCGCGCCCGCGCCTGCGGGCGATCCGGAGCGCGAAGCGAAGCTGAAGGCGGCGGCGGAAGCGCGCGCCGCAAGAGCAGCCGCGAAGGCAGCAGCTGAGGGTGGCGGCGAAACTCCAGCAGCTGCGCCAGCTGCTGGAGCCGGCGGCGCGGAAGATCCGGAGAAAGCGGCGAAGATCGCCGCCGCAGCGGAAGCGCGCGCGGCGCGGGCAGCGGCCAAGGCAGCAGCTGAAGGCGGCGAAGCCGCGCCGGCAGAGCCGAAGGCGCCATCGCCGAAGCAGCCGCAGCTGGATGAGGTGGCAGCGCTTATTCGTGCATCAGTTGCTGAAGATGCGATTGAAGAAGCTTACATAAATGAACTGAACGACCATATGCCGATGCTAGTCATTCGCGCGGACCGATTAATTGAGACTTCCCGTCTCTTAAAGTCGCATGACGCGCAGAGCTTCACCTACCTGCGCAACGTCTCTGGCGTTGATTATGAGACGCATCTTGAAGTCGTCTACCATCTCGTATCGCTTACGACGAAGAACGAGCTTGCCGTGAAGGTAAAGACAAACCGCGAGCAGCCTGAGATTCCGTCGGTTGTCCCGATATGGGATACGGCGAACTGGAACGAGCGCGAGATTTATGATTTGCTCGGAATTGATTTTCCGGGCCATCCCGATTTGCGGCGCATTATGATGCCTGACGATTGGGTGGGGTATCCGCTGCGCAAAGATTACGTACCGCTAGACCCGGAGGTGTGA